Proteins co-encoded in one Haladaptatus sp. ZSTT2 genomic window:
- a CDS encoding heavy-metal-associated domain-containing protein, giving the protein MTTTITVEGMSCGHCEQTVTDALRSVSGVTDATADRETGQASVDGDADVSALVQAVEDAGYTAHA; this is encoded by the coding sequence ATGACGACGACCATCACCGTAGAGGGGATGTCCTGTGGCCACTGTGAACAGACCGTAACAGACGCGCTTCGAAGCGTCTCTGGCGTGACCGATGCCACTGCCGACCGTGAGACTGGGCAGGCAAGCGTCGATGGCGATGCCGACGTCTCAGCCCTCGTACAGGCCGTCGAGGACGCTGGCTACACTGCCCACGCCTGA